One stretch of Danio rerio strain Tuebingen ecotype United States chromosome 6, GRCz12tu, whole genome shotgun sequence DNA includes these proteins:
- the zgc:113227 gene encoding uncharacterized protein LOC541506, whose translation MAHYARCLQVCLLVLRTYINIQSNLIQRLHAVQRQCHRQRLRTRRQIALVLMRRRTATVWSHPREHRWWDVIVPEFTPEEFIQNFRVSRESFEYICRRLRHMLERKDTNFRLSVPVKKRVAIALCKLATGSEYRYVSQLFGVGVSTVFNCVQDFCSAVIKILVPVHMKFPSPEKLKEMADVFENCWNVPQCIGSIDAHHIPIIAPEKNPRGYLNRKGWHSVVLQAVVDGNGLFWDLCVGFSGNLSDARVLRQSYLWSLLSERDLLNHNKVDISGCDVGYYLIGDSAYPLQNWLMKPFPDIGGLTPQQESFNSRLSSARSVSDLSFKKLKARWQCLFRRNDCKVELVKKMALTCCVLHNICEEKGTQFSEDHSTDHLNLQPPVQEFIENGQPEGTDVREALSDFFIRQSDIIQVVV comes from the exons ATGGCGCACTACGCTCGTTGTTTGCAGGTCTGCCTTCTCGTTTTGAGAACGTATATTAACATACAAAGTAATTTAATTCAACGACTTCACGCAGTTCAAAGACAATGTCACAGACAACGTCTACGCACAAGACGACAA ATAGCCTTGGTGTTGATGAGAAGACGGACGGCAACTGTGTGGTCACATCCGCGAGAGCACCGCTGGTGGGACGTCATTGTGCCTGAATTCACTCCAGAAGAGTTCATCCAGAATTTCCGAGTCTCGCGGGAGTCTTTCGAGTACATATGCCGCCGCCTCAGACATATGCTTGAACGAAAAGACACCAATTTCCGCTTGAGCGTACCTGTAAAGAAACGAGTTGCCATTGCGCTCTGCAAGCTCGCCACTGGCAGCGAGTATCGATATGTCAGTCAGCTTTTCGGGGTTGGTGTGAGCACTGTGTTCAACTGTGTGCAGGACTTCTGCAGTGCCGTCATTAAAATTCTTGTGCCCGTGCACATGAAATTTCCAAGTCCCGAAAAGCTGAAGGAGATGGCAGACGTCTTCGAGAATTGCTGGAACGTACCACAGTGTATTGGCTCAATTGATGCACACCACATCCCAATAATAGCGCCTGAAAAAAACCCTCGTGGCTATCTTAACCGAAAAGGCTGGCATTCGGTGGTACTCCAAGCAGTAGTAGACGGGAACGGGCTCTTCTGGGATTTATGCGTTGGTTTTTCTGGAAACCTAAGTGATGCAAGGGTCCTACGACAGTCTTATTTATGGAGTTTGTTGAGTGAAAGAGACTTGCTGAACCACAACAAAGTAGACATCTCCGGTTGTGATGTTGGATACTACCTAATTGGAGATTCAGCTTATCCCTTGCAGAACTGGTTGATGAAGCCGTTTCCCGATATTGGTGGACTGACCCCGCAGCAGGAAAGCTTCAACTCCAGGTTGAGTAGCGCCAGATCGGTTTCGGATCTGAGTTTCAAGAAGCTAAAGGCACGATGGCAGTGTCTCTTCAGGAGAAATGACTGTAAAGTGGAGCTGGTGAAGAAGATGGCTTTGACCTGCTGCGTGCTACACAATATCTGTGAGGAAAAAGGAACCCAGTTTTCAGAGGACCATTCAACTGACCATCTGAACTTGCAGCCCCCTGTTCAGGAATTTATAGAGAATGGACAACCAGAGGGGACGGACGTACGAGAAGCATTATCAGACTTCTTCATCAGACAGAGTGATATTATTCAAGTAGTAGTTTAA
- the zgc:113227 gene encoding uncharacterized protein isoform X1, protein MRRRTATVWSHPREHRWWDVIVPEFTPEEFIQNFRVSRESFEYICRRLRHMLERKDTNFRLSVPVKKRVAIALCKLATGSEYRYVSQLFGVGVSTVFNCVQDFCSAVIKILVPVHMKFPSPEKLKEMADVFENCWNVPQCIGSIDAHHIPIIAPEKNPRGYLNRKGWHSVVLQAVVDGNGLFWDLCVGFSGNLSDARVLRQSYLWSLLSERDLLNHNKVDISGCDVGYYLIGDSAYPLQNWLMKPFPDIGGLTPQQESFNSRLSSARSVSDLSFKKLKARWQCLFRRNDCKVELVKKMALTCCVLHNICEEKGTQFSEDHSTDHLNLQPPVQEFIENGQPEGTDVREALSDFFIRQSDIIQVVV, encoded by the coding sequence ATGAGAAGACGGACGGCAACTGTGTGGTCACATCCGCGAGAGCACCGCTGGTGGGACGTCATTGTGCCTGAATTCACTCCAGAAGAGTTCATCCAGAATTTCCGAGTCTCGCGGGAGTCTTTCGAGTACATATGCCGCCGCCTCAGACATATGCTTGAACGAAAAGACACCAATTTCCGCTTGAGCGTACCTGTAAAGAAACGAGTTGCCATTGCGCTCTGCAAGCTCGCCACTGGCAGCGAGTATCGATATGTCAGTCAGCTTTTCGGGGTTGGTGTGAGCACTGTGTTCAACTGTGTGCAGGACTTCTGCAGTGCCGTCATTAAAATTCTTGTGCCCGTGCACATGAAATTTCCAAGTCCCGAAAAGCTGAAGGAGATGGCAGACGTCTTCGAGAATTGCTGGAACGTACCACAGTGTATTGGCTCAATTGATGCACACCACATCCCAATAATAGCGCCTGAAAAAAACCCTCGTGGCTATCTTAACCGAAAAGGCTGGCATTCGGTGGTACTCCAAGCAGTAGTAGACGGGAACGGGCTCTTCTGGGATTTATGCGTTGGTTTTTCTGGAAACCTAAGTGATGCAAGGGTCCTACGACAGTCTTATTTATGGAGTTTGTTGAGTGAAAGAGACTTGCTGAACCACAACAAAGTAGACATCTCCGGTTGTGATGTTGGATACTACCTAATTGGAGATTCAGCTTATCCCTTGCAGAACTGGTTGATGAAGCCGTTTCCCGATATTGGTGGACTGACCCCGCAGCAGGAAAGCTTCAACTCCAGGTTGAGTAGCGCCAGATCGGTTTCGGATCTGAGTTTCAAGAAGCTAAAGGCACGATGGCAGTGTCTCTTCAGGAGAAATGACTGTAAAGTGGAGCTGGTGAAGAAGATGGCTTTGACCTGCTGCGTGCTACACAATATCTGTGAGGAAAAAGGAACCCAGTTTTCAGAGGACCATTCAACTGACCATCTGAACTTGCAGCCCCCTGTTCAGGAATTTATAGAGAATGGACAACCAGAGGGGACGGACGTACGAGAAGCATTATCAGACTTCTTCATCAGACAGAGTGATATTATTCAAGTAGTAGTTTAA
- the si:dkey-261j15.2 gene encoding uncharacterized protein LOC794828 encodes MSEGKHTLWSSEEISVLLAIWSSSEIQEKLERSKKKQIVYDEISQEMMNGGFNRSSEQIVNKLKKLRKEYRDLKMKPSKRGRGGHNKRTFDHGVMESILGDRPSSHFTRALNSATATVETNPESPVCSEDEIGSKVHEHKSVQQWTSKETNTLLTIWSSTEFQERLEKSKRRKRVYEDICQEMVNAGFTRTTEQIVNKIKKLKKELKDQKIEPGKSSIQLNIKTDEDDNHMDNDLENLPANQLSEALNSASAMLEIKAESLSSAADLDDEVLNQPETSLSSSQTLIKKSLGSGRIRKNDSNQELLDYLQTADERFMAHAKELNTAILNKMDEATNSMLGLLGRMVTLMEAQQENKP; translated from the exons ATGTCCGAGGGTAAACACACGCTGTGGTCTTCAGAGGAAATCAGCGTGCTGCTCGCGATATGGTCCTCCTCAGAGATCCAGGAGAAGCTGGAGAGGTCGAAGAAGAAGCAAATAGTGTACGACGAGATAAGCCAAGAAATGATGAACGGCGGCTTCAATCGCTCGTCCGAGCAAATCGTAAACAAGCTGAAAAAGCTTCGCAAGGAATATAGGGATCTGAAGATGAAACCAAGCAAACGCGGCCGTGGAGGGCACAACAAGAGAACATTCGACCACGGAGTTATGGAGTCGATTCTGGGAGACCGACCGTCCAGTCATTTCACCAGGGCCTTGAATTCGGCTACGGCCACTGTGGAAACAAACCCCGAGTCGCCCGTGTGCTCTGAGGATGAAATAG gtaGTAAAGTACACGAGCACAAATCTGTACAACAATGGACTTCAAAAGAAACCAACACACTGCTCACCATATGGTCTTCCACCGAATTCCAGGAAAGATTAGAAAAGTCGAAAAGGCGGAAGAGAGTATATGAAGACATATGCCAGGAGATGGTAAATGCTGGATTTACCCGTACAACTGAGCAAATCGTTAACAAAATCAAAAAACTTAAAAAGGAGTTAAAGGACCAGAAGATTGAACCAGGTAAAAGCAGCATCCAACTGAACATTAAAACCGATGAGGATGACAACCATATGGACAATGACCTGGAAAACTTACCAGCCAATCAATTGTCTGAAGCGTTAAATTCAGCATCAGCCATGCTTGAGATAAAGGCCGAATCGCTTTCTTCTGCAGCTGATCTtg ATGATGAAGTGCTGAACCAACCTGAAACGTCCCTCAGTTCATCTCAGACGCTAATAAAAAAGTCTTTGGGATCAGGCAGAATAAGGAAGAACGATTCAAACCAGGAGCTGCTTGACTATTTACAGACTGCTGATGAACGGTTTATGGCGCACGCCAAAGAACTTAATACAGCCATTCTCAATAAAATGGACGAAGCTACCAATTCTATGCTTGGACTTTTGGGACGCATGGTGACTCTAATGGAGGCACAGCAGGAAAACAAGCCATAG